The genomic window CATTTTTTCCAATAATAGGAAAATTTGTTATAAACTGATAGTAATCATATCCCTTCCATATACAATCTTTGACCAAACATGTGAGTGTTAAAGAAACTGTTTTGTTTATAGGCAGTGGTTTTTCAAATGCTACAGCTATATTTGATGTCCCATCTTGAAATACTGCTGAATATCCATCTATAGGGTAATTTGAGGAGATATTTAATATCTTAACATTTTGAGGCAATGTTATATAAAAAGTACTTTTATTATTTTCAAAGTTTTTAAATTCTAATGTTATATTTTCCAATAAATTATTATTATGTATAAAACAAACAATATTTTCATTCTCTATTTGATAGGCTAATATGTTAGGAAGAAATAGAAGAAGAATAAGCAATAGCTTTTTAATAACCATCACCTCAATGTATATATATGATTTTATGATTTTATATAAAAAGATTATTAATCAGAGGGGGATAATGTTAATAAAAGATTATAAAGTTGCTATATCAGTTCCAATTTTTTTAATATTCATATCCCTAATGTTGATAACATTGAAAGGTATTCCAAAAAGTATAGATATAACAGGAGGTACTGAAATAACAATTAAGCTAAATAAAGATATTGATTTGGAAAAGCTAAAAGAGATGTTAAAAGGAGAAGGAGAGTTAGAAATATTAAAATCTGCATCAGGAAATTATTTAGTTATTAGGTGTAAGTCAGAATATTTAAATGATGTCAAAGCTAAATTAAGAGAGTTTTTTGGAGATTTAAATAAATTGGATTATTCAGAAAAAACTGTTGGGTCTGTTTTGAGTAAGAAGTTTTTTGAAGAAGGAGGAAAAGCTATGTTATTTGCTTTTATATTTATGGCTTTAGCAGTTTATATAGCTTTTAGAAAACCTTTAGCTAGTGGTGTTATAATACTTTCAGCTTTAGCAGATTTAATTAATACATTAGGAGCTATGAGCTTACTAAATATCCAGTTATCAACAGCAACAATAGCTGCTTTACTAATGGTTTTAGGTTACAGTGTTGATTCAAACATATTACTAACAACAAGGGTTTTAAAAAGGACAAAAGATTTTGATACTGCAGCTAAGGAAGCTATGAAAACAGGATTAACAATGATTACAACTACAATAGTGGCAATGTTAATATTATATATTGTAGTTAAGCTCTTCATTCCTGTAGCAGATGTATTGGCAACAATATCATCAATAATTATAATAGCATTATTATTTGATATTATAAACACTTGGATGCTGAATGCAGGAATATTGAAAGCTTTCTCAAAAGCTTGAGTGATGAATTTGATAATGAAAAAAGAAGATATCTATGGAATATTGCATATATTAGGAGGGGTTATTGGGATTATTGGAGCATTTATGTTAATCCCATCTGTTATTGCTTTTTACTTTAAAGAACCTACTATTTTAAATTTTTTAATTCCAAGTTTTATATTTATAATTTTAGGAATTGGATTAAATAAAAAGTTTAAAGCTAAAAATTTAAAGCTCTATCAAACAATGATAGCTTCTGCATTATCTTGGTTAATAGCATCTTTAATTGGAGCAATTCCACTATACCTTTCTATTCCTTATTTTTCTTATGTTGATGCAGTTTATGAGAGCATGTCAGCTTGGACAACAACAGGAATGACATTAATAGCAGATGTTGAATCCTTACCAAATTCTGTTCTATTTTGGAGAAGCTTTGAACAGTGGATTGGTGGTGTAGGAATTTTGGTTTTATCTGCATTAATACTAGCAGGTAAAGGAAGTGTAGCAAGTTTATTTTACTATTCTGAAGCAAGGCAGGAAAGGATAATGCCAAGTTCATTAAATACAATAAAAGTTATTTTTAGTATCTATCTTTTCTATACTATTTTGGGAATTTTAGCTCTATATCTTTCTGGACTCTCCTTTTGGGCAGCTTTAAATTTAACAATGACTGGAATATGTACAGGAGGAATGAGTATATATAATTACAGCTTTCCAAATAATATTTTTGCTAAGATAGTTATGATTATAATAATGCTTATTGGTGGAGTAGTTTCATTCTTAATTCATCATAAAATTTTAACAGGAAAATGTTTTAAAGATATACAAACTAAATATGCACTAATAGTTATCATCATAAGCTCATTAATTATCTATTTTATTGATAAAATAGATATAATAGATGCTATTTTTATAACTACTTCAGCTTTAACATCAACAGGATTTTCTACTATAGATCTCACTTCTCTTTCAAATCTTTCACTTTTTATACTAATTTTTATAATGCTCATTGGTGGAGGAGCTGGAACAACAACAGGAGGAGTTAAGATTATAAGATTTTTAGTAGTTTTAAAAGCAATATATTATGAGATACACTCAGTTATCATACCAAAATCAGCTGTAGTATATGAACATTTGGAAGATATACCATTAAGTTATAGAATTATAAGAGAAGCATTTGTTATATTTTCTCTATATATTATAACATCATTCATAATTGCTATGGTGTTTATAGCTTTAGGTTATGATCCATATAAATCAATATTTGATGCAGTTTCTTTTGTATCAAATATTGGATTATCTTTAGGGGTTGTGAGCTTAAAAACACCATTAATAGGAAAAATAGTAGCTATTATAGGAATGTGGATGGGAAGATTAGAGTTTATCCCTGTTTTGGTATTATTTGCTGCCCTGTTAAAAAAGAGATTATCTTAAAGCATAATCTAATATTTCTCCAAATCTTGATTTTACTACATCCCTCTTACCTAATACTTTAGCATGGGCGTCAAATTCAATAATGGCATAATCATATATTTCTTTTATTGGGTAATATGTTCTTGGACCATCACTTATGGCTATCTTTATAATATCCAACTTCTCTATAGGCAAAGCATGTGGTATTCCTGAAACTACCACTGCAGAGATATCTAAGCTTTCTAATATTTCAACTGCTTTTTCTCCAGCTATTGGATATTCATCTAATGAACCTGTTATATAATGTGGTTTAAATCTTTTTAATATGTTTTTAGCATCTTCTCTTATCTTCTTTAATCCCTTACTACAATCTAAATTAGCAATATTTATACAATCAAAATATTTATTTAATACAATCAATGGATGAACAAAAAGATATGCTGTTTCTTTTTTAGCATTTAACACACAAGCTATTTTTTCTCCTTTTAAATCTTTTAAGACCTCAATTACCTTGTTAGTGTCATCTTCATAGCTGGGTTTTATATATTTTTCCTTTGCCATTCCTCTCTTTTTTTCTAATTCAGTAGCTTTTTTTAATAAATAACACTGTCTTTCAAATTCTTCTCTATCTATCAATCCCACTTCTAAAGCAGCTTCCATAGCTTTTATTGCTCCTATAGTATTATCTCCTAAACCACTATGAACTTCTACAGGAATTATTATAGCCCTATCATCTTTAACATTTAAATTCTCTCCTATGATCATGCTCATACATGTTCCAACAACCCCAATGATTGGCTTTTCTTTATTAAGGTAATTTATAACATAATCTAATGTTTCTACTAACTTATCTTCAGCACCAAATATTATTGAATTCTCATCCATTGAGGTTGTAAAAACTCTAACTCCATCCATTTCTAAAAGCCTTGCAGTTCTAAAACAGCAGCCTGCAGGACCATGTAAGATTATGGCATCAACACCCAAATCTCTCAGCTGATACATAGCTGCCGCTATTGGAGAGGGTCTGGGATGCATAGTTATCACTATAACAATTTTAAATGTCCTGTAATTTTATCTATTTTTTCATCTTCATCAGGACCTATGGCAACAGCTGTTATTGTTCCTGGATCTAACTGTGTTAATCCTGCATCTCTTATTATTGAACAAATAAGACCATGTGCTTTAGCTTTATTATAAATATCTATTAACTCTTTTTCAGAATTCACTTTAAGAACTACTTTTTTTTGGCCTTCTTTTAACCACTTTTCTACCAACTCAGGTTTTCTCTTTTGTGCCTGCAAAAAAGCTTCTATTATTGCATGACCTCCCTGTGCTACCATCTTTCCTTTACCCATTTTTAAATCATTTCTTATAACAATAGCCATCTTCATTCTTATTCCTCAAAATATTATTTTGTTGTAATAGCTTTAACTTTAACAGTTTCTTTATTTTCTTTCTTTTCTTCTTTGTTGTCATCACTTTTTAACTCTTCATCAATAATCTTCAGTAGATATTCAACAAGATCCTTTAAAGGCCCTATAATATATGGTAATATATCTACAAGCTCCTCTTTTGTAATTATTCCAACAATTTTATTATTATCAACAACAGGCAATTTAGAAATTTTTTCTTTTTCCATGAGTTCTAAAACCTCTTTTATTGATGTGGTAGGTTTAACTGTTATTACTTTACTATCAGCTACATCTTTTATAGAAGTTTTTTCTCCATCTCTCTTTTCTAATATAATAGCTTTAATAATATCAGAGAATGTAGCCACTCCAACAATATCATTATTGGAATTGATAACAATACAATATTTTTTATTTTTCTTAAGCATTTCTTTAAGAGTATTGTATATAGATGTATTATCCCTAACAAATACAGGCTCAGACATTGCAATTACTACAGGCACATCATCAATCATTTTTATCCCACCAATAATTAACAAAATTTTTATTACACTATATAAATTTTATTAAGTGCTATTAAAATTTTTTACTATATAAAAGTGAGAAGATGGTAAAAAGTGAAATATTAGATGAATTAAAAAAATATAGAGAAATGGATTTAAAATATGAAGATGGGAAAATATTTGGATCTATGTGTTCCAATGTATTTCCTATAACAAAAAAGATTGTTGAAATGTTTTTAGAAACAAACCTAGGAGATCCTGGGCTTTTTAAAGGGACAAAGTTATTAGAAGAGAAAGCTATTAAACTCATTGGAGAGCTTTTAAACAATAAAAATCCTTATGGACATATTGTAAGTGGGGGAACAGAAGCTAACTTAATGGTTTTAAGATGTATTAAAAATATGTGTAAAGAGAGGAATGAAAAGCCAATTATAGTCCTTCCTGTCACTGCTCACTTCTCTTTTGAAAAAGGTAGGGATATGATGGATCTTAATTATATTTATGCCCCAATAAAAAAAGATTTGACAGTTGATGAAAAGTTTGTTAAAGATGCAGTTGAAGATTATAATGCAAGTGCTATTGTAGGTATTGCAGGAACTACAGAATTTGGTACTGTAGATAATATAGAAGAGCTGTCAAAAATAGCTAAAGATAACGAATGTTATATTCATGTAGATGCTGCATTTGGTGGTTTTGTAATACCATTTTTAAAGAAAAAGTATAAGTTTGATTTTTCTTTAGGTGTAGATTCAATAACAATTGACCCACATAAAATGGCATTATGTCCTATCCCTGCTGGAGGAATAGTGTTTAAAAATATAGGTTATAAGAAATACTTAATAACAGAAGCTCCATATCTAACAGAAACTGCTCAAGCTACAATATTAGGGACTAGAGTAGGTTATGGGGCTGCATGTACATATGCTATTTTAAAATATTATAAGGATAAGATAAGAGAGATAGTGAATGTTTGCATGGAAAATAGTTATTATCTGTATAAAAAATTAAAGGAGAATGGGTTTGATGTAATAAAACCAACATTAAATATTGTGAATATATTAGATGATGATTATATAAACACTTATAATAAATTAAAAGAAAAAGGTTATTATTTGTCTATCTGTAAAAACTTGAAAGCCTTAAGAATTGTTGTTATGCCACATGTTAAAAAAGAACATATAGATGCACTCATAGAGGTTTTAAAAGAGATTTCATAATATTGGATAGTTTAATAATCTCATCTATATTTAATTGGAAAACTTTCTTATTTAATATTGACTCATTAACACCCTCTAGTAACTTTGTCATAGCTTTTTTATCCATTCCAAACTCTTTAGATGATGATATTAAAGAGCTCCTAACTGTTTTATTTCTATGTTGAAATATCGCTCTTAAAAAAGTGTCAAAAAATTCATCAATCTCATATTTATTATGTGGAATGAGCTTAACTAATGCAGAATAAACCTTTGGTTTTGGATAAAAAGCTGAAGGGGGGATTTTAGATATTATATAAGGTTCAGCTCTAACTTTTACAGCTACTGTTAATCTTCCATAATCTTTTTCTCCTTCTTTTGCTACCATCCTTTTAGCAAACTCCCATTGATACATAAGGACAGCTAAGTCAAATCCTACTTTTAATAATTTAAATGTAATTGGTGATGAGATTTGATATGGAAGATTAGCAACAACTTTATTAAAATCTATATTCTCAAGATCTACTTTTAAAGCATCTTCCCAAATTATATTGAGATTGTCATACACCTCTTTGAGTTTTTCAGCATAGGGAGATAGTGATTTGTCTATCTCTATCACATAAACTTCTCCTGCTCTTTTACATAGCTCTTCTGTTAGCACACCCTTACCTAACCCAATTTCTAAAACTCTATCATCTTTACTTAATTTAGCTTCTTCAACTGCCTTTATAACATACCTTTTATCTTTTAAAAAGCACTGCCCTAATCTTTTTTTGTATCTGAACATTTTACAGCCCTTTTTAATTTATAATAATGATATTCTACAGTCTTTAAATTAATACCAGTCTTCTCGGCAATTTCTTTTGGTTTTAGGTGGAGATATTTTTTTATTATCTCATCTATATTTGTAGGCCTACCTGTTTTTGGTTTTACAGCAATAACTTCCACTCCTACACCATTTAATGCTTTTATTATCTTTTTTGAAGTTCTTTTATATTTTGATTCAGGCAAATAAATCTTTTTTGGATCAATATTTTCCAATAAGGCAATAGCTACATCTCTATCTAATTCTAAATTTATATAAATTTCATCTTCTTGTCCATATTCTTTAGCATTATTTAAAAATTCTTTTTTATTTTTTACAATTATTTTCTTCATGATATCCTTTTACTTATTCCTAGAATTCTAATCTCTGCTGGGTAGTTGGAAACATATTTTTTTCTAATCTCTTTACTAATTCTAGCTTCTAATATAGATATTACTCTCTCTTTAACATGTTTTGAAAATCCATTAGGTAAAATAGCTTTAATTTCATTTACACTGTGATAAGGTCTATTATTTTCAATATGCTTTGCTAACCTTTCAGGTAAGTATTTAATTAATTCATCATAATTAGCTGTTCTTAATATTAAATCATCAAATCTTCTTAAAATAAACCTTTCTAATCCTACACTTTTTAAATCTTCTAAAATTTTTAATGTACTCTCTGGTAACATATCCTTAACACTATCAAACCTACCTTTTAAAACAGCTTCTCTTATCTTT from Methanocaldococcus villosus KIN24-T80 includes these protein-coding regions:
- a CDS encoding CBS domain-containing protein, whose protein sequence is MIDDVPVVIAMSEPVFVRDNTSIYNTLKEMLKKNKKYCIVINSNNDIVGVATFSDIIKAIILEKRDGEKTSIKDVADSKVITVKPTTSIKEVLELMEKEKISKLPVVDNNKIVGIITKEELVDILPYIIGPLKDLVEYLLKIIDEELKSDDNKEEKKENKETVKVKAITTK
- a CDS encoding protein translocase subunit SecF; translation: MLIKDYKVAISVPIFLIFISLMLITLKGIPKSIDITGGTEITIKLNKDIDLEKLKEMLKGEGELEILKSASGNYLVIRCKSEYLNDVKAKLREFFGDLNKLDYSEKTVGSVLSKKFFEEGGKAMLFAFIFMALAVYIAFRKPLASGVIILSALADLINTLGAMSLLNIQLSTATIAALLMVLGYSVDSNILLTTRVLKRTKDFDTAAKEAMKTGLTMITTTIVAMLILYIVVKLFIPVADVLATISSIIIIALLFDIINTWMLNAGILKAFSKA
- a CDS encoding TrkH family potassium uptake protein; translation: MNLIMKKEDIYGILHILGGVIGIIGAFMLIPSVIAFYFKEPTILNFLIPSFIFIILGIGLNKKFKAKNLKLYQTMIASALSWLIASLIGAIPLYLSIPYFSYVDAVYESMSAWTTTGMTLIADVESLPNSVLFWRSFEQWIGGVGILVLSALILAGKGSVASLFYYSEARQERIMPSSLNTIKVIFSIYLFYTILGILALYLSGLSFWAALNLTMTGICTGGMSIYNYSFPNNIFAKIVMIIIMLIGGVVSFLIHHKILTGKCFKDIQTKYALIVIIISSLIIYFIDKIDIIDAIFITTSALTSTGFSTIDLTSLSNLSLFILIFIMLIGGGAGTTTGGVKIIRFLVVLKAIYYEIHSVIIPKSAVVYEHLEDIPLSYRIIREAFVIFSLYIITSFIIAMVFIALGYDPYKSIFDAVSFVSNIGLSLGVVSLKTPLIGKIVAIIGMWMGRLEFIPVLVLFAALLKKRLS
- the cfbD gene encoding Ni-sirohydrochlorin a,c-diamide reductive cyclase catalytic subunit: MTMHPRPSPIAAAMYQLRDLGVDAIILHGPAGCCFRTARLLEMDGVRVFTTSMDENSIIFGAEDKLVETLDYVINYLNKEKPIIGVVGTCMSMIIGENLNVKDDRAIIIPVEVHSGLGDNTIGAIKAMEAALEVGLIDREEFERQCYLLKKATELEKKRGMAKEKYIKPSYEDDTNKVIEVLKDLKGEKIACVLNAKKETAYLFVHPLIVLNKYFDCINIANLDCSKGLKKIREDAKNILKRFKPHYITGSLDEYPIAGEKAVEILESLDISAVVVSGIPHALPIEKLDIIKIAISDGPRTYYPIKEIYDYAIIEFDAHAKVLGKRDVVKSRFGEILDYALR
- the rsmA gene encoding 16S rRNA (adenine(1518)-N(6)/adenine(1519)-N(6))-dimethyltransferase RsmA, with protein sequence MFRYKKRLGQCFLKDKRYVIKAVEEAKLSKDDRVLEIGLGKGVLTEELCKRAGEVYVIEIDKSLSPYAEKLKEVYDNLNIIWEDALKVDLENIDFNKVVANLPYQISSPITFKLLKVGFDLAVLMYQWEFAKRMVAKEGEKDYGRLTVAVKVRAEPYIISKIPPSAFYPKPKVYSALVKLIPHNKYEIDEFFDTFLRAIFQHRNKTVRSSLISSSKEFGMDKKAMTKLLEGVNESILNKKVFQLNIDEIIKLSNIMKSLLKPL
- the pth2 gene encoding aminoacyl-tRNA hydrolase; translated protein: MKMAIVIRNDLKMGKGKMVAQGGHAIIEAFLQAQKRKPELVEKWLKEGQKKVVLKVNSEKELIDIYNKAKAHGLICSIIRDAGLTQLDPGTITAVAIGPDEDEKIDKITGHLKLL
- the mfnA gene encoding tyrosine decarboxylase MfnA, with amino-acid sequence MVKSEILDELKKYREMDLKYEDGKIFGSMCSNVFPITKKIVEMFLETNLGDPGLFKGTKLLEEKAIKLIGELLNNKNPYGHIVSGGTEANLMVLRCIKNMCKERNEKPIIVLPVTAHFSFEKGRDMMDLNYIYAPIKKDLTVDEKFVKDAVEDYNASAIVGIAGTTEFGTVDNIEELSKIAKDNECYIHVDAAFGGFVIPFLKKKYKFDFSLGVDSITIDPHKMALCPIPAGGIVFKNIGYKKYLITEAPYLTETAQATILGTRVGYGAACTYAILKYYKDKIREIVNVCMENSYYLYKKLKENGFDVIKPTLNIVNILDDDYINTYNKLKEKGYYLSICKNLKALRIVVMPHVKKEHIDALIEVLKEIS